A window of the Salarias fasciatus chromosome 7, fSalaFa1.1, whole genome shotgun sequence genome harbors these coding sequences:
- the poglut3 gene encoding protein O-glucosyltransferase 3 has product MLTRSSADLLGSPRTLFRPDFVVLLVLLGSLVPVRGAEEVSPERCLVWGPGLNPDAVVPVRFFFIQAVGPEGQNLTSSPGKDTFTVKISSLDPGEHVRIHVPPPLDRGDGSFLMRYRLYGSVRKGLKVSVLLGDAAVARSPYTLQGPVYHEYCDCPEPDASRWTAAMRCPPEEPQVLSDFQSFPSINLENLRREVPQRFSSRGGLIHYAIVQNRVFRRTLGRYTDFKMFSDEMLLSLTRKVRVPDVEFFLNVGDWPLETRLSGAAPILSWCGSTETRDIVLPTYEVTHSTLETLRGVTNDLLSVQGHTGPPWRNKTERAFFRGRDSREERLQLASLSRKHPELLDAAITGWFFFREREKDVGRAPLVGFFDFFKFKYQVNVDGTVAAYRFPYLLLGSSLVLKQDSQYYEFFYRSLEPWTHFVPVKRDLSDLLDKIRWAKDNDGRAEEVSRAGRAAARDLLQPTRLYCYYLAVLQAYAQRQQGRPSARDMDEVPQPRDHTAQCLCEHGGQEGHGGHEGQGTARDEL; this is encoded by the exons ATGCTGACCCGGAGCAGCGCAGACCTCCTCGGTTCTCCTCGGACTCTTTTCCGTCCGGACTTTGTGGTTCTGCTGGTCCTTCTGGGCTCTCTCGTCCCGGTTCGTGGAGCGGAGGAGGTGAGCCCGGAGCGGTGCCTGGTGTGGGGTCCGGGTCTGAACCCGGACGCGGTGGTTCCGGTCCGGTTCTTCTTCATCCAGGCTGTCGGTCCAGAAGGACAGAACCTGACTTCATCTCCAG GTAAAGACACCTTCACAGTGAAGATCAGTTCTCTGGATCCCGGCGAGCACGTCCGGATCCACGTCCCCCCTCCTCTGGACCGGGGAGACGGCTCCTTCCTGATGAGGTACCGGCTCTACGGCTCGGTCCGGAAGGGCctgaaggtgtccgtcctgctGGGAGACGCCGCCGTGGCCCGGTCCCCGTACACCCTGCAAG GTCCGGTTTACCACGAGTACTGCGACTGTCCGGAGCCCGACGCGTCCCGCTGGACCGCCGCCATGCGGTGCCCCCCCGAGGAGCCCCAGGTCCTGTCCGACTTCCAGTCCTTCCCCTCCATCAACCTGGAGAACCTGAGGCGGGAGGTTCCTCAGAGGTTCTCCAGCCGGGGCGGACTGATCCACTACGCCATCGTCCAGAACCGAGTGTTCCGCCGCACGCTGGGCAGATACACCGACTTCAAGATGTTCTCCGACGAGATGCTGCTGTCCCTGACCAGGAAG GTGCGCGTCCCGGACGTGGAGTTCTTCCTGAACGTGGGCGACTGGCCGCTGGAGACGAGGCTCTCGGGGGCGGCGCCCATCCTCTCGTGGTGTGGCTCCACGGAGACCCGGGACATCGTCCTGCCCACGTACGAGGTGACGCACTCCACGCTGGAGACGCTCCGAGGAGTCACCAACGACCTGCTGTCGGTGCAGGGACACAcag GACCGCCGTGGCGGAACAAGACGGAGCGGGCGTTCTTCCGGGGGCGGGACAGCCGGGAGGAGCGGCTGCAGCTGGCGTCCCTGTCCAGGAAGCACCCCGAGCTGCTGGACGCCGCCATCACCGGCTGGTTCTTCTTCAGGGAGCGCGAGAAGGACGTGGGCCGGGCGCCGCTGGTCGGCTTCTTTGACTTCTTCAAG TTCAAGTACCAGGTGAACGTGGACGGCACGGTGGCGGCGTACCGGTTCCCCTACCTGCTGCTGGGCAGCAGCCTGGTCCTCAAGCAGGACTCGCAGTACTACGAGTTCTTCTACCGGAGCCTGGAGCCCTGGACGCACTTCGTCCCCGTCAAGAGGGATCTGTCCGACCTGCTGGACAAGATCCGCTGGGCCAAGGACAACGACGGGCGGGCGGAGGAGGTGTCCCGGGCGGGCCGGGCGGCGGCCCGGGACCTGCTGCAGCCCACCCGGCTCTACTGCTACTACCTGGCGGTCCTGCAGGCCTacgcccagcggcagcaggGCCGGCCCTCCGCCCGGGACATGGACGAGGTCCCACAGCCCCGGGACCACACTGCCCAGTGCCTCTGTGAGCAcgggggacaggagggacacggGGGACACGAGGGACAGGGGACAGCCAGGGACGAACTGTGA
- the rep15 gene encoding rab15 effector protein yields the protein MGLKFSQPPSSPFKAPGFLSSFRRASSRQPSFNPPLQSLHPSIFSTLRRPPAVKPGDFIPLFSDCVSAASSRTQEYLGFQDPEDKFHPSPETLTQIFLMTYISRSVSLNMADAFSCTAMTPEQRVLLGADWVWALLEKPTKTPKVQIAVQVLHLPRRKEAEPTEAPSSDSRSESVQMARLEGGHRSVQERLVDFCSSVGKDCYALFLFFGRKNDRENVYGVLSNNFEAAVGKCSKIDRTLIENFFKGSRYLHTPSGMMQAIVTKKKDDPLTLMVKFS from the exons ATGGGCCTGAAGTTCAGccagcccccctccagccccttcAAGGCCCCCggcttcctgtcctccttcAGACGCGCCTCGTCCCGGCAGCCCAGCTTCAACCCGCCCCTCCAGTCCCTCCACCCCAGCATCTTCTCCACCCTGAGGAGACCTCCGGCGGTCAAGCCCGGCGACTTCATCCCCCTGTTCAGCGACTGCGTCTCCGCCGCCTCCAGCAGGACCCAGGAGTACCTGGGGTTCCAGGACCCGGAGGACAAGTTCCACCCGAGTCCCGAGACGCTCACCCAG ATCTTCCTGATGACCTACATCTCCCGGAGCGTCAGCCTCAACATGGCGGACGCCTTCAGCTGCACGGCCATGACCCCCGAGCAGCGCGTCCTGCTGGGGGCCGACTGGGTCTGGGCCCTCCTGGAGAAGCCCACCAAGACCCCCAAGGTCCAGATCGCCGTGCAGGTCCTGCACCTGCCGCGCAGGAAGGAGGCGGAGCCGACGGAGGCGCCGTCCTCGGACTCCCGCAGCGAGTCGGTCCAGATGGCCCGGCTGGAGGGGGGACACCGGAGCGTCCAGGAGCGGCTGGTGGACTTCTGCTCCTCGGTGGGGAAGGACTGCTACGCCCTCTTCCTGTTCTTCGGGAGGAAGAACGACCGGGAGAACGTCTACGGCGTCCTCAGCAACAACTTCGAGGCGGCCGTCGGAAAGTGCAGCAAGATCGACAGGACTCTGATCGAGAACTTCTTCAAGGGTTCCCGGTACCTTCACACGCCGTCGGGGATGATGCAGGCCATCGTGACCAAGAAGAAGgacgaccccctcaccctcatgGTCAAATTCAGCTGA